A single window of Selenomonas sputigena DNA harbors:
- the cas4 gene encoding CRISPR-associated protein Cas4 produces the protein MAYREEEWLDVAGIQHFLFCRRQWALIHIEQQWQENLRTVEGQIVHEKCHDGSLHESRGDLLVARALRISSAKLGVSGVSDVVEFHREKTGARLHGQEGFWRPVPVEYKRGKPKDGGEDVSQLVLQALCLEEMLCCHIPVGYLFYDEIHRRQKVEITQDLRDFVLHTLAEMHKEYSRRATPKVKVTKKCRNCSLKDLCLPKLQKTVGVSDYYAAALKGV, from the coding sequence ATGGCATATCGCGAAGAGGAGTGGCTGGATGTCGCCGGCATCCAGCATTTCCTCTTTTGCCGCAGGCAATGGGCGCTCATTCACATCGAGCAGCAATGGCAGGAAAACTTGCGCACAGTCGAGGGGCAGATTGTCCACGAGAAATGTCATGACGGCAGCCTGCACGAATCGCGCGGGGATTTGCTCGTGGCGCGCGCTCTGCGCATTTCCTCGGCAAAGCTCGGCGTGAGCGGCGTCTCGGATGTCGTGGAATTTCACAGGGAAAAGACAGGCGCGAGGCTGCACGGGCAGGAAGGATTTTGGCGTCCCGTCCCCGTTGAATACAAGCGCGGCAAACCGAAAGATGGCGGAGAGGATGTTTCGCAGCTCGTTCTGCAGGCTCTTTGCCTTGAGGAGATGCTTTGCTGTCATATCCCTGTCGGTTATCTTTTTTATGATGAAATCCATCGGCGGCAGAAGGTGGAAATCACGCAAGATTTGCGAGATTTCGTTCTTCATACGCTCGCTGAAATGCACAAGGAATATTCCCGCAGGGCGACACCCAAGGTCAAGGTGACGAAAAAATGCCGCAACTGTTCTCTGAAAGACCTGTGTCTGCCGAAGCTGCAAAAAACGGTGGGCGTTTCCGACTATTATGCAGCTGCCTTGAAGGGGGTGTGA
- the cas1c gene encoding type I-C CRISPR-associated endonuclease Cas1c, translated as MRHMLNTLFILTEDAYVALENENVVVLQEEKVLGRIPLLTLENILCFTYKGASPALMGACAQAKIGLCFFSPRGRFLARSCGDVRGNVLLRKEQYRRSEDDAESAKLAADFLFGKIFNTRTLVERMKRDHPLSLDLTALAQVSAELKSSLQSLHRVQSLDEMRGIEGNAAHLYFSLFNQFILQNKDAFSLEGRLKRPPLDRVNAMLSFLYTVLAHDCASALEGVGLDAYVGFLHRDRPGRESLALDLMEELRSLFVDRLVLTLINNRIIKPEHFEKKENGAVWLNDSGRKLVLKEWQDKKREQITHPFLKEKLPWGLVPYAQSLLLARYLRGDLEEYPAFLWK; from the coding sequence ATGCGTCATATGCTCAATACCCTGTTCATTTTGACCGAAGATGCGTATGTGGCTTTGGAAAATGAGAATGTCGTCGTACTGCAGGAAGAAAAAGTGCTGGGGCGGATTCCGCTGCTCACTTTGGAAAATATCCTTTGCTTTACTTATAAGGGCGCGAGTCCTGCCTTGATGGGCGCGTGCGCCCAAGCGAAAATCGGGCTTTGCTTTTTTAGTCCGCGCGGGCGATTTCTTGCCCGCTCTTGTGGGGATGTGCGAGGCAATGTGCTCCTGCGCAAGGAGCAGTATCGCCGCTCGGAAGATGATGCGGAGAGTGCTAAACTCGCGGCGGATTTCCTTTTCGGAAAAATCTTCAACACGCGTACCCTTGTCGAAAGGATGAAGCGCGACCATCCGCTGAGCTTGGATCTGACGGCGCTTGCGCAAGTGAGCGCGGAACTCAAAAGCAGCCTGCAGAGCTTGCATCGAGTGCAGTCGCTTGATGAAATGCGCGGTATTGAAGGAAATGCCGCACATCTGTACTTCTCGTTGTTCAATCAATTCATTTTGCAGAACAAGGACGCATTTTCCCTGGAAGGCCGCCTCAAACGTCCGCCTCTCGATCGCGTCAATGCCATGCTGTCTTTTCTGTATACCGTGCTGGCGCATGACTGTGCCTCCGCGTTGGAAGGCGTGGGACTTGATGCGTATGTCGGCTTCCTGCACCGCGATCGCCCGGGCAGGGAATCTTTGGCGCTCGATCTCATGGAGGAGCTACGAAGTCTCTTTGTCGATCGCCTCGTACTCACGCTGATCAACAATCGCATCATCAAGCCGGAGCATTTTGAGAAAAAAGAGAACGGCGCCGTCTGGCTCAATGATTCTGGGCGTAAGCTCGTCCTCAAGGAATGGCAGGATAAGAAGCGGGAACAGATCACGCATCCGTTTCTCAAGGAAAAACTCCCTTGGGGCTTGGTTCCCTATGCCCAATCCCTCCTGCTGGCACGATATTTACGCGGCGACTTGGAGGAATATCCGGCGTTTTTGTGGAAATAA
- a CDS encoding glycosyl transferase has product MEQRIKYNPKDYVDYLEESMTLFAEAMQAGDVFLMEHARRRMYNDTKQALKECCLPKTVMRCFSIMTI; this is encoded by the coding sequence ATGGAGCAGCGAATCAAATACAATCCAAAGGATTATGTCGACTATCTGGAAGAAAGCATGACGCTTTTCGCCGAAGCGATGCAGGCGGGAGACGTATTCCTTATGGAACACGCACGGCGGCGTATGTACAATGACACGAAACAGGCGCTGAAGGAATGCTGTCTCCCAAAGACCGTGATGAGATGTTTTTCTATTATGACGATTTGA
- the cas2 gene encoding CRISPR-associated endonuclease Cas2 — MLILVTYDVNTETPAGRTRLRKVAKCCVRHGQRVQNSVFECVLDEAQFCALRHELTTLIDQEKDSLRFYNLGNKYAGKTQHVGAKPSYEAEGTLML; from the coding sequence ATGTTGATTCTCGTGACATACGATGTCAATACGGAAACACCTGCCGGCCGCACACGCTTGAGAAAAGTGGCGAAATGCTGCGTGCGCCACGGACAGCGCGTGCAGAACTCCGTGTTTGAATGCGTTCTCGATGAAGCGCAATTTTGCGCCCTGCGGCATGAATTGACTACTTTGATCGACCAAGAAAAGGACAGCCTGCGTTTCTATAATTTGGGCAATAAATACGCAGGAAAAACGCAGCACGTTGGTGCAAAACCAAGTTATGAGGCTGAAGGAACACTGATGCTGTAG
- a CDS encoding DUF134 domain-containing protein, translating to MPRPTRGRRICVRPAYERFTPAGFPGGEAVTLLVEEYECIRSIDHDGLKQEECAKRMAISRTTVAEIYAAARKKIAESLVHGRPLVIEGGFYQLCDMSAPCGKCCPRAEARQDYRFSPPRKKGEGTMRIAVPYENENGTVFQHFGHSQAFKFYDVKEDAVEKSEVVSTQGSGHGALAGFLKENEVDALICGGIGAGAIEALGSAGIRVYAGVKGAADEAVAQHLAGTLDYTTEANCSHHGEGHEHAESGHRCSHAHGTGEGQHRHGEGNGKGHCGQHHGEEHGEGHAHHHGEGNGHCGQHHGEGQAHAHRHGQDATIGEGRCPHRGKGGGHGHGRGGHGAGHGPHQQ from the coding sequence GTGCCAAGACCGACGCGGGGGCGAAGGATCTGCGTGCGTCCCGCCTACGAGCGCTTCACGCCTGCGGGCTTTCCCGGCGGCGAGGCCGTCACCCTGCTCGTCGAAGAGTACGAGTGCATACGCAGCATCGACCACGACGGGCTAAAGCAGGAGGAATGCGCCAAACGCATGGCGATCTCGCGCACGACGGTCGCCGAAATCTATGCCGCAGCGCGCAAAAAAATCGCCGAGAGCCTCGTGCACGGCAGACCGCTCGTCATCGAAGGCGGCTTCTACCAGCTCTGCGACATGTCCGCACCGTGCGGCAAATGCTGCCCGCGTGCCGAGGCGCGTCAAGACTATCGCTTTTCGCCCCCGAGAAAGAAAGGAGAAGGAACGATGAGAATCGCAGTCCCCTATGAAAACGAAAACGGCACGGTGTTCCAGCACTTCGGCCACTCGCAGGCATTCAAATTCTACGACGTCAAGGAGGACGCCGTAGAGAAATCGGAGGTCGTCAGCACGCAAGGCAGCGGTCACGGCGCACTCGCCGGCTTCTTGAAGGAAAACGAAGTCGATGCGCTCATCTGCGGCGGCATCGGCGCGGGCGCGATCGAAGCGCTTGGCTCAGCCGGCATCCGCGTCTATGCCGGCGTCAAGGGCGCGGCGGACGAGGCTGTCGCACAGCATCTCGCCGGCACGCTTGACTACACGACGGAAGCAAACTGTTCGCATCACGGCGAGGGACATGAGCACGCCGAAAGCGGTCATCGCTGCTCCCATGCGCACGGCACGGGCGAAGGTCAGCACCGCCACGGCGAAGGTAACGGAAAAGGCCACTGTGGTCAGCACCACGGCGAAGAGCATGGTGAAGGGCATGCGCATCATCATGGCGAAGGCAACGGTCACTGCGGTCAGCACCACGGCGAAGGCCAAGCGCACGCACACCGCCACGGACAGGATGCCACCATAGGTGAAGGCCGCTGTCCGCATCGCGGCAAAGGCGGCGGCCACGGCCACGGTCGCGGCGGCCACGGAGCAGGCCACGGCCCACATCAGCAGTAA